One stretch of Fretibacterium sp. OH1220_COT-178 DNA includes these proteins:
- a CDS encoding glutamine synthetase family protein: MFDDVQNADGALFDQYPRNVVRKTQELLRSKGIADSAKVLVELEFYVFDSVEYGCGTTDSFYRVASAEGLGDAFERQSHFGKHQDYHRLPPEDRYADFRNAAVRLMEDVGIAVKYHHHEVGASQLEIELDFMDLLKAADGVCLAKWILKAVADKMGLKVTLMPKPLYEMPGNGMHVHQFLEKGGRSIFLGDELHGLSRSGLAYIAGLLEHSITGSLMAFTNPSTNSFRRLVPGYEVPIAATFAKGSRTAAVRIPSYLARDEVRMEYRTGDASANIYFMLAAMVLAGLDGIERNLDPIAMGFGNPNPETAQVFPLNLHAVMEGLEKDNAYLAPAFPKKLMELWIRKKNDEATHVYNAPVPQEYELYF; this comes from the coding sequence ATGTTCGACGATGTCCAAAACGCCGACGGGGCACTCTTCGATCAGTATCCCCGAAACGTCGTCCGAAAAACGCAGGAGCTCCTGCGTTCCAAGGGCATCGCGGATTCGGCCAAGGTGCTTGTCGAACTGGAGTTCTATGTATTCGATTCCGTGGAATATGGTTGCGGTACGACGGATTCCTTTTATCGTGTGGCCTCAGCGGAGGGGCTCGGGGATGCGTTTGAACGTCAGTCCCATTTCGGAAAACACCAGGACTATCACAGGCTTCCGCCCGAGGATCGCTACGCGGATTTCCGCAACGCGGCCGTCCGCTTGATGGAGGATGTCGGAATCGCCGTCAAATACCATCATCACGAGGTCGGCGCTTCTCAGTTGGAGATCGAGCTGGATTTTATGGATCTCCTCAAGGCGGCGGACGGCGTATGTCTGGCGAAGTGGATTCTGAAGGCCGTAGCGGACAAGATGGGTCTGAAGGTCACTTTGATGCCCAAGCCGCTCTATGAGATGCCGGGCAACGGCATGCACGTCCATCAGTTTCTCGAAAAGGGCGGGCGATCCATTTTTCTGGGGGACGAGCTCCACGGATTGTCCCGTTCGGGGCTGGCCTACATCGCGGGTTTGCTGGAACACAGCATTACGGGGAGCCTGATGGCCTTCACGAATCCGAGCACCAACAGCTTCCGCAGATTGGTTCCGGGCTATGAGGTCCCGATTGCCGCGACCTTTGCCAAGGGATCCCGAACGGCTGCGGTACGCATTCCGAGTTATCTTGCCCGGGACGAGGTCCGCATGGAGTATCGGACCGGCGACGCTTCGGCGAATATTTATTTTATGCTCGCCGCTATGGTGCTTGCGGGGCTGGATGGGATCGAGCGCAATCTGGATCCCATCGCCATGGGATTCGGAAATCCGAATCCCGAGACCGCTCAGGTCTTTCCCCTCAACCTCCATGCCGTGATGGAGGGGTTGGAGAAGGACAACGCGTACCTTGCGCCCGCATTTCCGAAAAAGCTGATGGAACTCTGGATTCGTAAGAAGAACGATGAAGCGACTCATGTCTACAACGCGCCGGTACCGCAGGAGTACGAGCTTTATTTTTGA
- a CDS encoding agmatinase family protein, which produces MNDFERPVSYEKRRTIPEVYSGVPTFLGVPRITSGEIDGQDVVIVGAPWEGICTTGTYTGAELGTKSIRSVSLRYGGYLPEFDYDFFDDLKVGDFGDSPSFNGDIERTFEEIEAKLGEVYSRGKKTVCFGGDHSISIPTLRALARLGKRIGVVHFDAHLDNLFAFHGTEKNARCTPFHRAYEIPEVVSVVHVGIRGPRNHPSGMKAAADHGARVVTAPELHRRGWEDVVREVKERVWGAAELVYVSICSDALDVSSNPGGPADFGGLTSHQLLQMVHSFASEGIAAFDFVEVYPPQDLNGISSHAAAWAAIYAMNGMGMAKRNARR; this is translated from the coding sequence ATGAACGATTTCGAGCGGCCCGTGAGCTACGAGAAGCGGAGGACGATTCCGGAGGTCTACAGCGGCGTCCCGACTTTCCTGGGGGTTCCGAGGATAACGTCCGGGGAGATCGACGGACAGGACGTCGTGATCGTCGGCGCTCCGTGGGAGGGCATCTGTACCACGGGGACGTATACGGGGGCAGAATTGGGCACCAAGAGCATCCGTTCCGTATCCTTGCGTTACGGAGGCTACCTGCCCGAGTTCGACTACGATTTTTTCGATGACCTCAAGGTCGGCGATTTCGGAGACTCCCCTTCGTTCAATGGGGACATCGAACGGACTTTCGAGGAGATCGAGGCAAAGCTGGGCGAGGTCTACTCCAGAGGCAAGAAGACCGTTTGCTTTGGAGGGGACCACTCCATCTCGATCCCCACTCTGCGGGCTCTGGCCAGGCTGGGCAAGCGGATCGGAGTCGTCCACTTCGACGCTCACCTGGACAACCTCTTCGCTTTTCACGGAACGGAGAAGAATGCCCGTTGTACGCCCTTCCACCGCGCCTACGAGATCCCGGAGGTCGTGTCCGTCGTCCATGTGGGGATCCGCGGTCCGCGGAATCATCCCAGTGGAATGAAGGCCGCTGCAGACCATGGAGCTCGGGTCGTTACGGCTCCCGAACTGCATCGCAGGGGCTGGGAGGACGTGGTTCGGGAGGTGAAGGAGCGCGTATGGGGAGCAGCGGAACTGGTCTACGTGTCGATATGCAGCGATGCACTGGACGTATCCTCCAATCCCGGCGGTCCGGCGGACTTCGGAGGACTGACCTCCCATCAGCTGTTGCAGATGGTTCACAGCTTTGCCTCCGAGGGGATTGCGGCCTTCGATTTCGTGGAGGTCTACCCTCCGCAGGACCTGAACGGCATCTCCAGCCACGCGGCCGCATGGGCCGCGATTTACGCGATGAACGGCATGGGGATGGCGAAGCGAAATGCCCGTCGCTGA